One window of Dysidea avara chromosome 11, odDysAvar1.4, whole genome shotgun sequence genomic DNA carries:
- the LOC136239172 gene encoding uncharacterized protein, translating to MDGVDDCQRTDVTLLDESDIAGASLNGKSPSELSVTQFKRVEFYIKYGWDQFLVDPDRGLNVQKKLTNVAAKQPGSLLYKIYQSIPKPEDQLWAKQLVQLPEITLGTIYEFLVDRKVVLPKNWNPPRKQDADARPTDEVVLEKKVYGVKKRAKLHRINEWDCRPISKRIIDPNKARKFTERLQTIHQQKLDATDTALLKATTVSELKKAFQTKSTPKRHGTSGYLQLLDNEPPPLQSREEKLRNERLFRATEKKQQFLEQLYIKQLHVEKDHNYASKAFSTLSNTNLEVPVLENQHLVNELYNNHVYITGASIIDLELQTRAQSNLERWNFERTLRFTSSIMKEVCHKRDSTSAFIMKKLSQKSIDVSATRYGRQHEKSAIASYVNHHRACGVTVSVQPCGLPVDESSPWLAASPDGIVLDPTQSGDNQNGCLEVKCPILCQKSLISDVCRKSSSFCLKEENGEIRLSTTHAYYYQIQTEMHVTRLQWCDFVVWSPIEDTFVQRVYYNKPFMENIIAKVQAFYFEKYLPSIIPYMIVTPSDSGLITVKPVPTIPPTVKPTSNVPPTVKPAPTVLPIVKPASTIPSTVMSTSTIPPTVKPAPTISPTVKLTPTVPPTVKPTPTIPPIFKPAPTVPPTVKSTSTVPPTVKPAPTISPMVKPTPTVPPTVKPTPTFPPTVKLASTVLPIVKPAPTIPPTVKTVPPTVKPTPAVPPTVKPASTVLPIVKSAPTIPPTVKPVSTIHPTVKPTPTAGLSIQSVSAQSGNLLPLTAV from the exons ATGGATGGGGTTGACGATTGTCAAAGGACAGATGTTACCTTACTAGATGAAAGCGATATAGCAGGGGCTTCCTTAAATGGAAAATCGCCTTCTGAACTGAGCGTTACTCAATTCAAACG GGTGGAATTTTACATCAAATATGGATGGGATCAATTTCTTGTTGATCCAGACAGGGGTTTGAATGTACAGAAGAAACTCACAAATGTTGCAGCAAAACAGCCAGGGTCATTGTTGTATAAAATATATCAGTCAATACCTAAACCTGAAGATCAACTTTGGGCAAAGCAGTTGGTCCAACTACCTGAAATAACTCTTGGGACTATTTATGAATTCTTGGTTGACAGGAAAGTGGTTCTGCCAAAA AATTGGAATCCACCAAGAAAGCAGGACGCTGATGCTCGACCTACTGATGAAGTAGTTTTGGAGAAGAAAGTATATGGAGTGAAAAAGAGGGCTAAGCTTCATCGAATTAATGAATGGGATTGCCGCCCCATCTCCAAAAGGATCATTGACCCAAATAAAGCACGAAAGTTTACTGAGCGTTTGCAGACTATTCATCAGCAGAAATTAGATGCTACTGACACTGCATTGTTGAAAGCTACCACTGTCAGTGAACTAAAGAAGGCATTTCAAACTAAGTCTACACCTAAAAGACATGGAACATCTGGGTATCTACAATTATTAGATAATGAACCACCACCTCTTCAGAGTAGGGAAGAAAAATTGAGGAATGAACGACTATTTCGTGCTACAGAGAAAAAGCAACAATTTCTAGAGCAACTTTACATTAAACAATTACATGTTGAAAAAGACCACAACTATGCATCTAAAGCCTTCAGCACATTGTCAAATACAAATTTGGAAGTTCCAGTTTTAGAGAATCAGCACTTAGTGAATGAGTTGTACAATAACCACGTCTATATTACTGGTGCAAGTATTATTGACCTGGAATTACAAACACGAGCACAATCTAACTTGGAGCGTTGGAATTTTGAAAGAACCCTGCGCTTTACATCTTCAATCATGAAGGAGGTATGCCATAAAAGAGACAGCACAAGTGCCTTTATTATGAAGAAGCTTTCTCAAAAGTCTATTGATGTTAGTGCAACACGTTATGGAAGACAACATGAAAAATCTGCCATAGCTTCCTATGTCAACCACCACAGGGCTTGTGGAGTAACGGTCAGTGTGCAACCATGTGGTCTACCTGTAGACGAATCATCTCCCTGGTTGGCTGCTAGCCCTGACGGGATTGTTCTAGATCCAACACAATCTGGTGACAATCAGAATGGATGTTTAGAAGTGAAATGTCCAATTTTATGTCAAAAGTCATTGATTTCAGATGTTTGCAGGAAAAGCTCATCATTTTGTCTCAAAGAGGAAAATGGAGAAATTCGGTTGTCAACCACGCACGCGTACTACTATCAAATACAAACAGAAATGCACGTTACCAGACTGCAATGGTGTGACTTTGTTGTATGGTCACCAATAGAAGATACTTTTGTGCAACGCGTGTACTATAATAAACCCTTTATGGAAAACATCATTGCTAAGGTTCAAGCCTTCTACTTTGAGAAGTATTTACCATCAATTATTCCTTACATGATTGTAACACCTAGTGATTCAGGTCTTATCACAGTCAAGCCAGTACCTACCATTCCTCCCACAGTCAAGCCAACATCTAATGTTCCTCCTACAGTCAAGCCAGCACCTACTGTTCTTCCTATAGTCAAGCCAGCATCTACCATTCCTTCTACAGTCATGTCAACATCTACCATTCCTCCTACAGTCAAGCCAGCACCTACTATTTCTCCTACGGTCAAGCTAACACCTACCGTTCCTCCTACAGTCAAGCCAACACCTACTATTCCTCCTATATTCAAGCCAGCACCTACCGTTCCTCCTACAGTCAAGTCAACATCTACCGTTCCTCCTACAGTCAAGCCAGCACCTACTATTTCTCCTATGGTCAAGCCAACACCTACTGTTCCTCCTACAGTCAAGCCAACACCTACTTTTCCTCCTACAGTCAAGCTAGCATCTACTGTTCTTCCTATAGTCAAGCCAGCACCTACCATTCCTCCTACAGTCAAGACTGTTCCTCCTACAGTCAAGCCAACACCTGCTGTTCCTCCTACAGTCAAGCCAGCATCTACTGTTCTTCCTATAGTCAAGTCAGCACCTACTATTCCTCCTACAGTCAAGCCAGTATCTACGATTCATCCTACAGTCAAGCCAACACCTACAGCTGGCTTGTCCATACAAAGTGTATCAGCACAAAGTGGCAACTTGCTACCATTGACTGCTGTGTAA